The Streptomyces pratensis genomic interval ACCGACTGAGGGGATCACCATCATGCACAGCGACATCCATCACCTGCTCCACACCTACCGCTCCGCCGAACTCCACCGCGAAGCAGCGGAGTTCTCCCCCGTGCGCCCCGGCCTGCGTCACCGGATGGGCTGGACGATGGTCGAGCTGGGCCTGCGCCTGGCTCAGGCAGGGCCGGCCCCGGCACGCGCCGCGCGAACGGTCTGACGGTGGGCGGGGGGAGACCGGCGCGGCACCGCACGCCGTTCGCCGCCGTTCTGGCGGCGAACTCGATATCCACGGCCGGCACCTCACTGACCCTGATCGGGGTCCCGTGGTTCGTCCTGGAGACCACGGGGAGCGCCGCCCGGGCCGGCGTCGTCGCCTTCTGCGCGACCCTGCCGATCGTCGTGGCCGCCCTCGTGGGCGGACCCGTCATCGACCGGGTGGGACGGCGCCGGGTCGCCGTCGCCTCCGACACGGTCTGCGGCGCCGCCGTCGCGGCCGTCCCCCTGCTGCACCACGCGGGCGCGCTCGAATTCTGGATGCTCTGCGCGCTGATGGCGCTGAACGGACTGGCCCACACGCCGGGCAACACGGCGCGCTACGTCCTGGTACCCGACCTGGCCGAACACGCGGGAACCACGCTCGCCCGCGCCGCCAGCCTCTTCGACGCGGTGTCGCGTGGGGCGCGCATGGTCGGCGCGGCGCTGGCGGGCGTACTGATCGCCGTCGTCGGCGCCGAGACGGTGCTCCTGCTGGACGCCGCCACGTTCGCGCTGTCCGCACTGCTCGTCGCGGCGGGCGTACGCGGAGTCCGCGCGGCCGAGCCCCGCAAGGCGTCCTCCCCGGTGTCCCTCCGCGCGTACCGCGCCGAACTGAGTGAGGGATACGCCTACTTGCTGGGGAACAGGCTCCTGCTCGCCGTCGTCGTCATGGTGATGTTCATGAACGGCACCGACCAGGGCTGGAACGCCGTCCTGCTGCCCGTGCACGCCGAGGGTGAGCTCGGCGGGGCGACGGACCTGGGGCTGCTCACCGCGCTGTTCGGCGCCGGCGGGCTGACCGGCGCCCTGTTGTACGGGGCGGTGGGGCACCGCTTCTCGCGGCGGGCGGTGTTCACCGTGTGCGTGGTGCTCTGCGGCGCACCGAGATTCGTGGTCGCCGCGCTGACGGGGACGACGGTGCCGCTCGCGGTCACGATGGCGCTGGGCGGCATCGCCGGCGGCATGCTCAATCCGATCCTGACGACCGTCACGTACGAACGCGTCCCCGAGGAACTGCGCAGCAGGGTGTCCGGCGCGCTCACGGCGGGCTGCGAGCTCGCCATGCCGGTGGGCGGCCTGGCGGCCGGCCTGCTGGTCGAGGGCGTGGGCGCGACAGGGGCGCTGCTCGCGATGGGCGGGGTGTACTTCCTGGCGACGCTGAGCCCGCTCGTCTTTCCCGCCTGGCGCGGTATGGAGGTTCCGAAGCCGCAGGTCAGCAGCTCGGGACCTTCCCTCCCTGGTCCAGGGCCCGCAGCGAGGACACCGCGCCCTTCAGCGTCGTGACGGGGATCAGCCGCAGGCCCTCGGGCCGCTCGGCCTTCGCCTGCTTGCATTCGGCCTTCGGCACCAGGAAGACGGTCGCCCCGTCGCGCCGTGCGGCCTGTGTCTTGAGGGAGACCCCGCCGACCGCCCCGACGGCGCCGTCGGCCTCGATCGTCCCCGTACCGGCGACGGTGCGGCCGCCGGTCAGGTCGCCGCCGGATCCGTCGCCGGCCAGCTTGTCGATGATCCCGAGTGAGAAGAACAGGCCCGCACTGGGCCCGCCCACATCGGCGAGGTTCAGGGTGATGTCCACCGAAC includes:
- a CDS encoding MFS transporter, coding for MGGGRPARHRTPFAAVLAANSISTAGTSLTLIGVPWFVLETTGSAARAGVVAFCATLPIVVAALVGGPVIDRVGRRRVAVASDTVCGAAVAAVPLLHHAGALEFWMLCALMALNGLAHTPGNTARYVLVPDLAEHAGTTLARAASLFDAVSRGARMVGAALAGVLIAVVGAETVLLLDAATFALSALLVAAGVRGVRAAEPRKASSPVSLRAYRAELSEGYAYLLGNRLLLAVVVMVMFMNGTDQGWNAVLLPVHAEGELGGATDLGLLTALFGAGGLTGALLYGAVGHRFSRRAVFTVCVVLCGAPRFVVAALTGTTVPLAVTMALGGIAGGMLNPILTTVTYERVPEELRSRVSGALTAGCELAMPVGGLAAGLLVEGVGATGALLAMGGVYFLATLSPLVFPAWRGMEVPKPQVSSSGPSLPGPGPAARTPRPSAS